The Plantactinospora sp. KBS50 sequence TCGACGGACTCCGCCACGGAGCCGGCTCTCCCGGCCGACGCCGATGTGGACGGTCTGTCGGGCACCCGTCATGGCGCACAATGCGGCCGGCCGCTAGTGTTTCATGAACCATGAGTGACGGGCAGGACACAGCGGCCATCGGCTCCGTCCGGTCGAAGCAACTGTTCGTGATCATGCCGTTCGGGATGCGTAAGCTGCAGTCCGGTGCGGTCCACGACTTCGACCGGTTCTATCAGGACGTCCTGCGTCCGGTGGCCGCGCACGAGGGCTGGTCGCCCATGCGGGCCGACGAGATCGCCGAGCCCGGCATGGTGATCAACCAGGCGTTCCGGCACCTGCACTCGGCGGACACCGTGATCGCCGACCTCAGCCCGTGGAACGGCAGCGTCTACCTTGAACTCGGGGTCCGCCTCGCGATCTCGCCGGGCAACACCATCCTGATCGCACTCAGCGGCACCGATTTGCCCTTCGACATCAAGGGCCAGCGCGTGCTGTTCTACAGTCCGAACTTCGATCAGGACGTCAGCTTCCGGCGCCGGCTGCGGCAGGCGCTACGGTCGGACAGCCCGATGGAAAACCCGGTCTGGACCGCGCTTCACAACCTCGGGTTGAGCTTCGACCCCCGACGTGAGCCACTCGCCTTCGAGCGCGAGCTCAACCACAAGATCGAACGCAGCCGCAACGTCGAGCAACTGGTCGCCGTCTGGCACTGGGCCCGGTCGTTTCCCAACCTGCCGACCGGTCCACTGTTGTCCCTCAGCGAACGGCTCGCGTCCGGCGGCGACTTCCAGACCGCGGTCGCCGTGCTGGACGCCGTCGCCGACAGCACCGACTACGAGGTGCACCGGCAGCGCGGGTTCTACCTGCGGAAGATCGGTGAGCTGGAGCCGGCGCTGGCGGCGTTCGAGACCGCACTCGGCTTCAACCGGCGCGACCCCGAGACGCTGGGCATGATGGGCGGCGCCCTCAAGCGGCTGGGCCGTTACACCGAGGCCCTGGACAAGTACGAGGAGGGCGCCACGCTCTCGCCCACCTCGCTCTACCTGGCCGTGGCGCGGGCCGGCATGGCGATCATCGCGTCGCCCGACGACCCCGAGCCGGGCCTCGAACTCTACCGTGAGCTGCTGGTGAACGTTCCGCAGCGGGCCGGCTGGGAGACCGACTCGTGGGCGAATCTCGTCTGCGCCGAGGCCAGCTTCGTCCTCGGTGACGTCGAGGCCGCCTACCGGTACGCCCGGGCCGCCGTCCGCTACGACGCCGAGCGCCTGCATCTGACCTCGACCGCCGAGCAGATCGCGATGCTGGCGCAGGCCGGTCTCGAGCTGAAGAACCCGGACGGCTTCGTGCACTGGCTGACCGAGGTGGCGCACCGCGAGGAGCCCGTCGCGGTGGGCGGCGGACAGGAGCCCTGGCCGGACGACTCCACCTTCCAACGGCGCATGATCTTTCATATCTCGGACATCCACTTCGGGTCGATCACCCGCGACGGCGAGGTCATCGACACCCACGGCTTCTACGACGGCGAGAACTCCAACCGGCTCAGCGTCGAGCTGACCAACGAGTTCCAGGCCGCGCTGCGTCGGTCCGACTGCATGCCGGAGAACGCCCTGCTGGTGGTCTCCGGCGATTCCACGTACACCGGCCGGCGGGTGGAGTTCGAGAAGCTGCACGACTTTCTGACCGAGTTGTGCGGGAACCTCGGGTTGCACCGCAGC is a genomic window containing:
- a CDS encoding metallophosphoesterase, whose product is MSDGQDTAAIGSVRSKQLFVIMPFGMRKLQSGAVHDFDRFYQDVLRPVAAHEGWSPMRADEIAEPGMVINQAFRHLHSADTVIADLSPWNGSVYLELGVRLAISPGNTILIALSGTDLPFDIKGQRVLFYSPNFDQDVSFRRRLRQALRSDSPMENPVWTALHNLGLSFDPRREPLAFERELNHKIERSRNVEQLVAVWHWARSFPNLPTGPLLSLSERLASGGDFQTAVAVLDAVADSTDYEVHRQRGFYLRKIGELEPALAAFETALGFNRRDPETLGMMGGALKRLGRYTEALDKYEEGATLSPTSLYLAVARAGMAIIASPDDPEPGLELYRELLVNVPQRAGWETDSWANLVCAEASFVLGDVEAAYRYARAAVRYDAERLHLTSTAEQIAMLAQAGLELKNPDGFVHWLTEVAHREEPVAVGGGQEPWPDDSTFQRRMIFHISDIHFGSITRDGEVIDTHGFYDGENSNRLSVELTNEFQAALRRSDCMPENALLVVSGDSTYTGRRVEFEKLHDFLTELCGNLGLHRSQVAIVPGNHDIDWLQTRSDRANRFDNYLSFAHRFYGEELFRELFPLISWDMRTNSVRPRPNDIVYRRTDGTLTIVGLNSCIFEDDQNHYGYIGKRQLDKVARLLENEPSSNVRVAVMHHHLHPFPEPLEPRRGDEIVLDVSTVRDAGVVEQRLERLGFSLLLHGHKHKPQLRETLVRDPQMDTTTPPRLMIVSGCGSTGVSEHELEHSQPNHYAILEVLQPTRAPGVDFVAVEWREHALSPGADWVTKQRWTLKG